From Plasmodium malariae genome assembly, chromosome: 8:
GACTTTGTGTATTACttgaattaaattaattgaataagaataattataGTGGTGATTATGCTTATAAACAGCTTTaaattgtataaataatataaaatcaataaagtttacatataatttattattattttttaaaacgtTTAGTATACTTAATATTTCCATATACATTCGATGAAAATTTATCTTATTACTcgaactatatttttttgaaatgttttcgttatgaattattttattattagcatttgtaattatattatgtattgatatacataaattttgtaaaataaactTTTCCACAtcttgaaaaaagaaaaaaattttaaaattgttatcacattgttcattatatttttttccaattatattattgtatatattgaaaaaggaagctaattcattaaaatttaaatttttaatttctctgCACAGTTCAACAAAATCTTTATCTCGCAAAATTTTCTCTATTTCGTGTAAGGTTTCGTTTACAAATTCGTCCGGTACGTGTAgacaaaaaagataaaggcgttcatttatatacacattataTTCAACTATTCTGCATGGCGATATATTTCtgcatttttgtaaattgtTTACAACTAAGAAACGATTTATTTTGTCGATTAATACGAAAATGTTTTTTAGGGatgcatataaattatggCTGATTGAAACATTGtctacattattttttctgtaatATGTTACTTCGtttttacaattaatatgagaaaaagtctttttttcttttttccatttctcaTTAGCTATGTGTTTTTTCTCCACAATATAGTCTTTAAGGATGTTAAAAGGTTTGCAGTCTGTTAACAGGAACTTACATTTTTCATGAATATTCTCTTGTATTACTTGATAATGCAGAAAAATATGGTTAAATGGACggttaattattttattagtgTTGTGATTGTCGTTATTGATAATCTTGTGGTAGGCATATTTCGaaaatttttgcatatttttttcatttttatttaactcttttattatatatatatatatatattctttttcttttttttttattcttatctttatatttaatctATTCTCATTTGAATACTTTTGCAATGTttcaaaaattgaaaaaccATTTTCACAAGTATCATATctcatgtatataaaaattattcccaATACTTATTTAACTCACAAAATAATGTACACTATGACTTAAAACGAAAACACAATTCAAAGGTGTTCATATCGTGTGTACCTATGTATCACTTAAAAATGGAACTCTTTTCTTATCTTTACTCGTAAAGAACGTGAAAATGTTAAGGCGACCCCAGTTCATTATGACATATTTCCATTAgctactatttttttttttttttttccaatttcatattttgtatttttttacgttttaaTTTGTTACCTTCTCGTGCAGAGGTCAAGGTGAAggtacaaatgaaaaaaaaaaaaaaaaaaaaattaataaataaatgaacagatatatatacaaataaatagataaatatacaaatatatagataaatatacaaatatatagataaatatacaaataaatagataaatatacaaataaatagataaatatataataaataaatagataaatatacaaataaatagataaatatacaaataaatagataaatatacaaataaatagataaaattacaaataaatagataaaatacaataaatagataaatatacaaataaatagataaaattacaaataaatagataaaattacaaataaatagataaaaatacaaataaatagataaatatacaaataaatagataaatatacaaataaatagataaaattacaaataaatagataaaaatacaaataaataaatgattaaatggatacataaaatataaaataaagataataaaatatgatcGCTAAAATTACTTACGTTATATAAAAAGCgttttacaatattataagctttttttccttttttactgTAGTAATATTTGGACCTTTACATGTTTCCAAGCGGAAATGAACTGTTTCATtggtaaattaaaaatttttacgtgctattttttttaaattttatttattaatatgtatttttaagtatttatattttttcttttggaACTTTCGATTTTTTGGAGAAAAACTTGtcccattttttataataatatattcaaggagagatataattaaaaatagtgTGAAATGCAACTCAAATTTTGTCTTGCGTCTGAAATGAGacctttatttttgaaacactaaaaataaaaaataaatgtttattatatatgtgataCTATGCGAGAAGAATGCAGCGCATATTAGATTAAAGGAGGGCAACTTTCTTACATGGTAATTGCAATGAAGTTctgtttattatatgtattttgaATTGTGCTACGGaatgtatttctttttgtaaaaatttgttaaacTTAAAATACctcttataaatattattgattttttttcacaaaaaaTGTAGGTGCAAAAAAATACGTTATGATTAGAACATTTCTACGCCTTATATTTATGAAGGCCGTCTATGAACAGCTTTTTGcaaatcaaaaaattttaatgtaattCCGGTTTTCATTGCAAATAAGTACATGTATGTGtaagcatatatgtacacacatacatacatatatggaTACATATCAGCATGGGCGAATTTCCCCGTGCACATAATAAAAGCGTTTCGCACAAGTTGACagattttgtattttttatttacaaaaaaaaaaaaaaaaaaaaaaaagaacacaTCTAGTTCtaccatttttaaaaaatatgcatgcTTTGTTTTGGAAATTTGGAAACAAAATTTACTAAATGAACAtgacatttttttaaaataaattctaaTTAAGTCAGAATTTTGGaacatccttttttttttctttttttttttttcgagaTAAATTATTACTAGTAGTCAGGCAAAGATTAATTCGTTATTGTACATCAACTGAAAACGCAGTAGTTCTCTAGCCTTATATGTACAAGCacaaatttgtaaatatatacatatatatatatatttatttatttatttacaaatagtagaaaacataaaaaaagaaagtgcTCTTTTCCAAAAactgaaaataaataatatacatttcttCTGAAAAAAACCCATATAAAGTAACAGCACTACATCATGTTAAAAggttttgctttatttttattttatgattatcccatttttttgttttatttctacagcacattaataatttttattgtaaatgCATAGAATGTAACATACGTGTAGTTCTGCTACCATTTTAAAGAGATATATGTAAACTAGATATGCATACTAATTTAATTGGTTCTTTGTACATTACTTTGATAACTAATTGCTTTAACTAATATTTAGTTAACCACataaatattgtattatacatatatttgattTCAATGTGGTTAcaagttaaaaattattatgaatataaacaACCACATGAAAACGGAGTTTTAAACACTTCCATAAATTGAAATGAagatgtatgcatatatttctgcgtacaagtatatatatatatatatatatatatatatatataatatataaacatatatatatttgtatacataaaagtatataagtcagtacatttaaaaaaaaattaaatatctTCTGAATAAAACTgaaacaattttaaaaatgaaaaagtataaatttttttttaaataaaacgttaacaaattatattttaaagttcACAAACATAGTTGCAAGGGGCATATATAAGATATTATGTTAACGtccaaaaattattttaatatcgAAATAGTTTaactcatatatatgtatatatatatatatatatatgtaaaattagcGTACTAAAATTTTACCTTTACAcgtatataatgtaaataaatatatgatttatgtataattcatatgcatatttcttaaaacttcgaaattttaaaagagatttaaaaactttattattatgcagaaatcattttttacgtatatataaaagttcattttattttattttgttttattttgttttattatgttatattttgttttattatgttatattttgttttattatgttatattttgttttattatgttatattttgttttatttttttaattttgtttaattttattttattttatcataatttgTTCTGTTTTTCATTGTTTTCTTTCGTTTACTTTGATTTTCTATCGTTAtcacttttttcatttatttttatttttttttttttgtttttctttttataaaaaaagcgTTCActaaacgaaaaaataattttataaagaatattAGTGGGCAATACAATTAACTATTTgatttacatacattttaaaattttatatttattagaaattatagatatatttagaaagttatatattattttatttatttttttatttagttttttattatatattgcatatatatatatatatatatatatatatatatatatattatatatatttgtatatatgtatgtatatatttatataatatacatactataatgtatttttgaataaatttaGTAGTGAATAGTTTGGCATGCCATTATAATGGTAACATCGCATTTTAGTTAttgttattctttttctttttaataaattacttctatattttgttatcaCCATGAAGTGTTCACATTCCATAACGTGATATGTTATATGACTGCATAGAAAAATAGCATAACGTAAGagttaaagaaaaaaaaaaaaaaaaaaattaaaatggtaaaaaaaaaaaaaaagaacatgcaaagaatttaaatatatttactttgtTTTTGAACTGtgcatttttatgtaatttagATTGTCTATGTttaagataatatatatattttttccttttatatataatatattaacgtGTATgtcgtttttattttatattatcgggtttgcttttttttttttttttttttttataatgtaaacAACAAGTATGCTCTTTTTATTAGTTCGTATGTAATATAGCACGTCATATGTGATAgcaattcttttttttatgtttgcAAGCATTCAGTTGGTACCACTTTgcacatatgcatgtattatacccatacgtatatataaatatatacatgtatatgtatgtatttgtgtgtgtatgtagcTCTACTCCCACAtagtacatgtgtatataaccAGCATATGCTGAGTTGTAAGAGGGTAACGTTTTCCCATATATGCGAATAGATATATGTGCATTAATGTAAGTGTAAATGTACGGGTATCTATGCGCGcgtcaatatatatattaattttgatatacacatatagataatatatgcgtgtgtatatatagtatatattcaCCTTAGCAAAGTTGAAAGGATGAAGAAGCTGCTGTACAGGACGGAGGAAGAAACGGTGGTGTATGATAACGTGTTGGAGGGTTTGTATTCGTTGTATAAGACATATATCTTAGAATTAGAAAATGAATTTAactattatcatttttataaacctTTGTTAACAAGCGGAGATTTTTTATCAAAGCCTATGATCTTGTTATTAGGACAATATTCAACAGGAAAGACAACGTTcataaaacatttaattgAAAAGGAATATTGTGGTATGAGAATAGGTCCTGAGCCCACAACAGATAAGTTCGTAGCAGTTatgtataatgaaaaagaacaGCTGATACCAGGTAATGCATTAGTTAGTGATATAACGAAACCATTTTCCCAGTTAGAAAGTTTTGGTAATAGCTTTTTATCAAAACTAGAATGTTCCAATACATCTAGTGATGTATTAAAGTCTATAACAATAATTGATACTCCAGGTGTGTTAAGtggaataaaacaaattagtAGAGGTTATGATTTTGAAAAAGTAATTTACTGGTTTGCACAAAGAGTagatttaatattattaatatttgatGCACATAAATTAGATATATCCGATGAATTTAGAAGGTGTATACAAGCTATAAAAGGTCAGGACTCCAAAATAcgaattatattaaataaagcgGATACAATAAATACACAACAGTTAATGAGAGTATATGGTTCATTAATGTGGTCATTGGGTATAGTAATAAATACACCAGAAGTAAATAGAGTCTATATTGGTTCCTTTTgggataaaaaattaatgcatGATGAAAATAGGAGTATATTTGAAGAAGAAGCATCTGATTTATATAAAGAGTTATCAAAAATACCAAGGAATTCAACAATGATAAGATTAaatgattttattaaaagGTGTAGAACGTTAAAAGTtcatatttatcttttatctCATTTAAGAAAGAAATTACCATATTTTAGAAAAGATTATattaaaaggaaattaaTACGTTCtttagataaaatatatgaagaagTAGCAAAGGATTATAATTTACCACTTGGTGATTTTCCACCTGTACAGTTcatgaaagaaaaattatttgatatTGATTGGATAAAAATACCAAAATTagatttgaaaaaaattgaaagaataaataaagtgttaaatattcatataccACAATTATTAGAAATGATACCAAAAGAATCTGTAACAGTTGAGCATTCAAGATTCGAAACCCAAGAAGGAACGATtgtagaaaataaattaactcCATTTTTAGAATTAACATCAGGGGAAATTCCTTTATGggttaaacaaaaatatttaatgagTCCAATAGATACATCAAAATATTCCGATGATTTTTATAAACTTGGTCCAAACGATTTAGGAAAATTATCAGGGGAACAAGTCAAACAAGATTTAATTAAAAGCAAATTGCCAAGTTCTGTTTTACACAAAATATGGAACTTGGCTGATATCAGCAAAGATGGCTACCTAGACTTGTTCGAGTATTCTCTGGCTCGACACTTCATCGAGATGAAAGCAGAGGGCTTCGATTTGCCTTCCAAGGTACCAAAGGATATAATAAATGCGCACGAGTATTGATCAGGAAGTTCTGTTTATTGGTTATGCTTTTGATTAGCGGAAAAGGTATCATTAGTTGTGGACGTGAatgcaaacatatatatggcATGGTATTCGCGGAAAGACTCGTGTAGGGGAACCCgggcatacatacatgcatatatacctatgtatatatgcacacatgcacatatacacacgTGCGCATATACATAAAGATATAGTGATTCATTACGATTTGCTCCTTTACCATTTGCATGTGTAGTTTCAGGAAAGATGCTCAGTTGACGAAGCACGCCAAGCGTGcgttgtaaaaataaaaaatagatagATAagtaaatgcatatatatatatatatatatatatatatatatatatatataaataattaaacttaaaaatagataaataaataaatatacatataaataaggTCAATTTTCCACCTTTTCCAAAACAGTCATATgcctttttattaaatgtttttatagCTTATTAGAAAAACctcctttaatttttttaattttttaatggaaGTGTACTATGCATcacattttttaagttttatttATGATTATCAGATTTGTCaagttttttgttttattttattttttttttttttaatgataaaaagaataattatttgttttacacttttcagaaatattagtaaattaatagacttaaaatttattttttatttttttttattttatttttttttttttatatactttgaAAGCCGCATACCATTGATAGGGGGTTATACAGTATATACAATTaactttataaatattattatgtgtatattattacacaagttttattattttttcttttcattaattttttgttcttccTTTATTTCACAGCTATAATATGTTTTCCCACGCTTCTCTTTTTATGGCATTTTTACTCGTATTTCACACCTTTTCATGTGTTTTGTTTTAACGCTTCTTTTAcaatacttttattattgcaCTTTATTAAGCTTAAATTACACTATTTTCATCTCTTTTCAtgctttttcttcttttatatatatatatatatttatttattttttttttttgtggaaTATATAACTGACAAATTAAATtcatcaaattttttattttagtaaagTAAAAgatttgtttttccttttttttctgtattatTTTGCAATATTTTGTTGTGTACAAGATTTATTCAGTAAGATCTGTGTGTTAAATAACATCATTTTTTGAAGGAAAATAGCTATCTTGCAGCACAGCTTGTGGGGATGAAAGTTTTGTAACTGTTCAAGTTTCTCATTGACTAatattaaacatatgtatatatatatatatatatatacgtttgCATGTGTGAGTGAAATGAATGGTGCAATATTGGACATAGTTGTTTCGCTAATATTCCAGTTAATATGTAAGATCGGAAGGGTTTACATGATGGTACTAGCAGTTGTAAGAGAGAATAAAAGGGACTACCATTTGGTGAATATTGTACTGTTAAGCAGTTAAcacaaaaaagtaaaaaaaaaaaaaaaaaaaagaaagcagCACAATGATGCATATGataaattatgtatgtatttaaaatattctctttttttttttttttttttgctccaGATTTCTTTTGAATAAACGTAAATCATCAGAGGTGTTGTCTTCTTAATATGCAGCAGTGGCATGggaattttttgtaataaaaacaGCTCTTATAGGTAGGAAACTAATAACAAGCAGgttcatttaatttaatttaatgcAATATAATTTGTTCTAATTCGATTTAATTCTATTTAATTcgatttaattttatttaattcgatttaattttatttaattcgatttaattttatttaattcgatttaattttatttaattcgaTTTAATTTAGTTTAATTCGATTTAATTTAGTTTAATTCGATTTAATTTAGTTTAATTCGGTTTAATTCGATTTAATTTAGTTTAATTCGGTTTAATTCGATTTAATTTAGTTTAATTCGGTTTAATTCGATTTAATTTAGTTTAATTCGGTTTAATTCGATTTAATTTAGTTTAATTCGGTTTAATTCAGCTTAATAACGATTCGTCCCTTTCTGTACTgcttcatcttttttttttttttttacctttcgCGGTAactgttttattaaaaataaaaaataaaaaattaacaaatactGCAATATCAAAGAAGGAAGAGtagcataaaataattaaaatattcatataataagagtaaaaaaaaaaaaaaaaaaaaaaaaaaaaaaagagtacaTATTTGGgaataaaaagcaaaaggAGTTAATTTCAACAGttaacaaataattaatGGAAAAGAAGCTGCTTTATGAGAGATAGTTAAAcgaaaagtgaaaaaaatgaaatgaactTTTAACATGCTACAAAATGAGgtgaaacaaaaattaataagcATCATTTggttaattaaataattaagaatTTAAGCTTCTCCTGTCAGTGGAGTGAGGCGTTTAAGCTGTACAGAGCATCACAAGCTTTTGTGCTGTTCGGCATTAGCCCCGtggtgtacatatatatatatgtatatatgtgtatatatgtatatggatatatgtgtatatgcgtatatatgtatatggatttatgtatatatgtgtatatgtgtctatgcgcatatgtgtatatatatatattttttttttttttttttgaggtATTGTGCTCTTATGTAGCTAATTATGTTTGATTGTGAAGTACAGAATTTTCTGTTATTTCTCCACATTTTGctctatttttctttatttttcttcattagtCTTTCTTTTTGTCCGTTTTGATCTTCTTCGTTTTGGTGTGTTTTATTTTGGTCAACCTCCATGACGAGTACAAAGCGCGCAATCTCATACGGATGTGGGTGAAACGTGCATATGATTCTTTCCCAACTAGGTACAATCATGAAACCTTATAATTTAAGCTTGCTCACTTTGAACCGGGGGGACGATGGGAGATATGGTGGTGTAGGAATTGTTGAGGGTACCAACACTATGATTACTAAAATTCATGGAgttgttttttttgaaaataccATTACTATCGTAGGGGATACTGTTCATAGCGGGTGAGTACTGATTCGTGTTAGTAGAGTACTGGTTTGCGTTAGACGAATATTGGTTCATATTGGACGGGTACTGTCTCAATTCGGATGGGTATTGCTTCAAATCGGAGGGATATTGCCTCATTTCGGAGGGGTACTGATTCAAACTGGCTGAGTAGGGGCCCATGTTGTGTGCACTCTGGATGCTGTTAAGATAAGGTAAATTCATGGTAGGAGGAATAGTTTTACTAAAGTCGACTTCTTCATTGTACGTATATGGATTATTAAAAGTATCcttaaaatttgtattattcatGTACATGTTATTAGTTGATGGAGTAAAATTTTCGTTTATGGTATTTGGCTCATTATAAGTAGTAgaaatattttgatttttgtCATTATGTAATAACAATTCTACAGAAGGGTTTTTCATTTTAGCAATTTTGGTGTggtcattattatttttattccaaTTAAACGTGaaacaattttttgtattattttctcTATTGGATTGCATCATATTACAATAGCCAGtgctactattattataactattgctactgttattataacaatttccactattattataaccactattaccattattgtttttattgttaatcTGATCTTCTTGATAATATAGGGGCAACAGAAGAGGGTTATTCATTGCATCTTTCGGAATAGGATGTTCAATAATACGTTGTACATGCACAGGTACGGgtatttctttatatctTGCTTCAATTTTTGGACAAAGGAATTCTTGTACAATTTGAAGTTCGACAGGTACCGGTACATTTCGATCAACTATTTTTTCCACTGGGAATGTCCTATAATGTGCCATAGGTACTTCAACAGGTTTTGGAATATGTCTATATTGAGGAGAAACAATATTTCTGTAAATATGTTGTACATGTGGTACCTCAACTATTTTTTCCACATGAAAAGGTCTATCGACAATTTGAGTATAAGGAACATCTTTTTTTACTACTTCTGGGATATACTCAGGTATTTCTTGtactttttcaatatttacattttttaattctatttgTGGTATTTcaacaattttttcttttatcacTTTTTTAGGTACAGGTATGATTCTTTCTTGAACCATAATTTTAGGTacttctataattttttcttgatATACATACTGAGGTACTTCAACAATTTTGTCAACTACTTTTATCTGTGGAACTTCAACTACTTTTTCTTGAAAAATCGTCTTCGGgcatttttttatcctttcaTGAATAACAGGTTTAGGTACATGTATAAGTTTTTCTTGTAAAATAACATGTGGTACTTCTACAagtttttctatataatgtACTTGAGGTacttcaataattttttcttcaatttctggtttcattatttctacAATTTTTTCTTGAATTAGAGGTTTTAAAAGTCTTGCATTCTGTGGTggatttttcatataattttcccCGTCATCTTGGCTAGTacttttagaaaatattttgtctACAACTGAGTAATACTGTTCGTTAGGTTCACTTTTTGTTGTTTCGTCATTACATGTATCACAAAATTTTGGTTCTTGTCCCCTGCACTTAGACACCTCCGCGCAGTTGTTGAACATTGCCATGAGAGTCTGTGCTTTgttttgttaaaaaagaggaaaagaTAAGGCGGAACGGGTCAAACAGCGGAAAGCAGTAATAATGCGGTAAATGCAGTAAGGTGAAACTAGAAGAGagctatatattttactggAACTAAAACTATGAATAAACGTAAATAGGACATACAGTGAATGTGGAGGGCAGTAACAAAAGTGTGTAAACAATGAAATGTAGAAAAGAACTGCTAACAAGAAAGGAATTCACTGAGAATATGGTGTTATCGAATATGTAGTAATAACACAAAAATGTAACAAGTATGAAAATATAGCGCTAACAAAAATGtagctttttatttttgctgaAGAAGAAAGTGCGCTATTGTTTCCTTTTTACAAGGCCAAAAGCGGACTTAGAAGTTGGCTTAAGAATTCAAAACtcataatatatgataaattcTTAAAGTCTAATAAAACAAACAACAAAATTTGGTGAGGGGGGGAggatagaaaaaatatagtaaaaaaaaaaaaaaaaaaaaaaaaaaaaaaaaaaaaaaaaaaaaaaaaaacgcaAAAAGAAacgcaaaaaaaaacacaaaaaaaacgcaaaaagtaaatgaaaaaaaataaatgcaaaaaaaaaaagaaaacaaaacaaaacaatatcaaaaacaaaaacaaaaacaaaaaaaacgtTTCAACAACAAATGTCAGCGTAATTATAGGAGCTGTCAAAGTGACTAATTAAAACAGTTTGAATTGTATTTAATTAGAATTAAACGCGGTGCAGCAAGTGTACACGTGTTAACTAATTGCAGCTCTGCAATGAGGTTTTCCTGTTCGCCttggaaaataaataaatgtctATATATGGGTGTAATCGTGTGTGTACATTAGTGTATACGCACGTGTATATGCAAGTGTATcagtatatatgtgtgtatatgtacgtatatatatatatatatatttgtacaatATTCAGAGTTGTTTTGcgaggtaaaaaaaaaaaaaaaaaaattaaccgTAGTGAAAAATTGTAGAATCTTGCACAATATTCACGTGTGcgaaaaattttgtaaatttgtaGGTGAGGGGgggaaatatttttcttttttttctattttttttaccctttttttttttctttactttttgctgcattttttcctttttttttttttttttttttttgttctgttTCATGAACTATTTAAGTAGAATTTGCTTAAAACAGAACGGGTACTTTAAACATAGAAAGGGGGGGTAAATTTGGTTTACCAAGATTTTACAtgagttatatataaaaaaaaaaaaataaaataaaacgaaaaaaatggaataaatagaataaataaataaaatgaataaataaaatgaataaacaaaatgaataaacaaaatgaataaacaaaatgaataaacaaaatgaataaacaaaatgaataaacaaatgaataaacaaaatgaataaacaaaatgaataaacaaaatgaataaacaaaatgaataaacaaaatgaataaacaaaatgaacaaaatgaataaacaaaatgaataaacaaaatgaataaa
This genomic window contains:
- the IMC1e gene encoding inner membrane complex protein 1e, putative, which encodes MFNNCAEVSKCRGQEPKFCDTCNDETTKSEPNEQYYSVVDKIFSKSTSQDDGENYMKNPPQNARLLKPLIQEKIVEIMKPEIEEKIIEVPQVHYIEKLVEVPHVILQEKLIHVPKPVIHERIKKCPKTIFQEKVVEVPQIKVVDKIVEVPQYVYQEKIIEVPKIMVQERIIPVPKKVIKEKIVEIPQIELKNVNIEKVQEIPEYIPEVVKKDVPYTQIVDRPFHVEKIVEVPHVQHIYRNIVSPQYRHIPKPVEVPMAHYRTFPVEKIVDRNVPVPVELQIVQEFLCPKIEARYKEIPVPVHVQRIIEHPIPKDAMNNPLLLPLYYQEDQINNKNNNGNSGYNNSGNCYNNSSNSYNNSSTGYCNMMQSNRENNTKNCFTFNWNKNNNDHTKIAKMKNPSVELLLHNDKNQNISTTYNEPNTINENFTPSTNNMYMNNTNFKDTFNNPYTYNEEVDFSKTIPPTMNLPYLNSIQSAHNMGPYSASLNQYPSEMRQYPSDLKQYPSELRQYPSNMNQYSSNANQYSTNTNQYSPAMNSIPYDSNGIFKKNNSMNFSNHSVGTLNNSYTTISPIVPPVQSEQA
- the EHD gene encoding EH domain-containing protein, putative, whose protein sequence is MKKLLYRTEEETVVYDNVLEGLYSLYKTYILELENEFNYYHFYKPLLTSGDFLSKPMILLLGQYSTGKTTFIKHLIEKEYCGMRIGPEPTTDKFVAVMYNEKEQLIPGNALVSDITKPFSQLESFGNSFLSKLECSNTSSDVLKSITIIDTPGVLSGIKQISRGYDFEKVIYWFAQRVDLILLIFDAHKLDISDEFRRCIQAIKGQDSKIRIILNKADTINTQQLMRVYGSLMWSLGIVINTPEVNRVYIGSFWDKKLMHDENRSIFEEEASDLYKELSKIPRNSTMIRLNDFIKRCRTLKVHIYLLSHLRKKLPYFRKDYIKRKLIRSLDKIYEEVAKDYNLPLGDFPPVQFMKEKLFDIDWIKIPKLDLKKIERINKVLNIHIPQLLEMIPKESVTVEHSRFETQEGTIVENKLTPFLELTSGEIPLWVKQKYLMSPIDTSKYSDDFYKLGPNDLGKLSGEQVKQDLIKSKLPSSVLHKIWNLADISKDGYLDLFEYSLARHFIEMKAEGFDLPSKVPKDIINAHEY